The Methylomonas montana DNA window GTTATAACTGAGGCCAGCTTCTTTCAAACCGGCCAGCATGTTGTCCAGCAAAGCCTGGCTGAGTTTTTTTAACGACTTCGGCGGCAATTCCTCACAGCCCAGTTCGAACAATAAATGATTGGTCGCAGTCATGATTACGCTCCCTGTCTGGCGAGAATCGGAAAGCCCAGCGCTTCCCGGCGGTTGTAATAGGCTTCGGCGACCGATTTGGCCATGTTGCGTACCCTTAGGATGAAACGTTGACGCTCGGTGACCGAGATGGCATGGCGGGCGTCGAGCAGGTTAAAAGAATGCGAGGCTTTCAACACCATCTCGTAAGCCGGCAGCGGCAGGTTTTTCTCCAGCAGCATCAGGCATTCGCGCTCGTAGGTGTCGAAGCAATTGAACAGGAAATCGACATTGGCATGGTCGAAGTTAAACTCCGACATTTCCACTTCGTTTTGGTGGAACACGTCGCCGTAAGTGACCACGCCTTGCGGGCCGCGGGTCCAGACCAAGTCGTACACGCTCTCCACGCCTTGCAGATACATGGCGATCCGTTCCAGACCGTAGGTGATTTCGCCAGTGACCGGCTTGCATTCGAGACCGCCGACTTGTTGGAAATAGGTGAACTGGGTGACTTCCATGCCATTCAGCCAGACTTCCCAGCCTAATCCCCAGGCGCCCAGCGTAGGCGATTCCCAGTTATCCTCGACGAAACGAATATCGTGTTCCAGCAAATCCAGGCCGAGATGCCGCAACGAACCCAGATACAATTCCTGAATATTGGCCGGCGACGGTTTCATCACCACCTGAAACTGAT harbors:
- the glyQ gene encoding glycine--tRNA ligase subunit alpha; translation: MSISKNDVSTFQGLILTLQEYWSNQGCVLLQPLDQEVGAGTFHPATFLRAIGPEPWNSAYVQPSRRPTDGRYGENPNRLQHYYQFQVVMKPSPANIQELYLGSLRHLGLDLLEHDIRFVEDNWESPTLGAWGLGWEVWLNGMEVTQFTYFQQVGGLECKPVTGEITYGLERIAMYLQGVESVYDLVWTRGPQGVVTYGDVFHQNEVEMSEFNFDHANVDFLFNCFDTYERECLMLLEKNLPLPAYEMVLKASHSFNLLDARHAISVTERQRFILRVRNMAKSVAEAYYNRREALGFPILARQGA